The Colwellia sp. M166 genome segment TGGTTACTGGTGACATACGGATAGCGAATTCAAGGAAATCCCAACCGGCTTGTTGACCAATAACTAAGTTTTGTGGTTCGCCAACGATAGTACAAACACCACCTAATGCGGTACCAACACCGGCATGCATCATCAAATTACGCAAGTAGCCACGAAACTGCTCTAAGTCAGAACGTGAATACTCAGCTAATTCGGCATCAGTGGTATGGTCATGATCATGGTCAACAAGCACTTCTTTACCTGAAGCTACTTTGTGGTAAACCGAGTAAAAACCGACGGCAACACTAATGATAACGGCAATAACGGTTAAGGCATCTAAAAATGCCGATAGAAAAGCACCTGAAAAACAAAATAGCAAAGAAACCATTATTTTAGAGCGAACTTTAGTGACTATTTTTGTGAATAAAAATAGTAATAAACTCTTCATAAAGTAAATACCAGCAACCATGAAGATTAATAACAAAATTACTTCAAAGTTGAGGACCATTTCATGCATGACTTGATTGGGACTTGTCATACCAATAGCGACAGCTTCAATAGCTAACAAACCACCAGGTTGCAATGGATAACATTTAAGTGCCATGGCTAAAGTGAAGATAAATTCAATAACCAATGCCCAACCAGCTATATAAGGGTCAACAGCGAAAAATAGTATTGGATTGATAATTAAAAATGAAATTATTGCGAGTTTGTACCACTCAGGCGAATTGCCGAGAAAGTTTTTATAAAACGCACTCATAAATGATTGCTGCATAATGAACCTTTTAAAAAATTTTAAGAGCTAGGGTCAGCAGCTGTTGAGCTTTCAAGAATAATTGAATGAATTTTAACCATGAAAGGTCAATAGCCGCTAATGTTTATTTTTATGTAACTATTATTTTTATGTAACTATTATTTTTATATAAATTTATGACTGTTCAGCAGTTTAAGCCCAAACCTTGCTATTGTAAATATGTCACATTTAATATCAGTAGCAATGAAAAACAACTCTATTAGGTTAAATTGCAGTTTAATAAGCTAGATCAAATTTAGCTGTAAAAATTTAAAAATTAACTCACCTTTATATTTCAAAATAAATATAGTAAGAAATGATTAATGTTGTCATCTGTTTTTTACAAGATAATGTCTACTCAGGGTACTTTATCGAAATGATGACCATAAGCAGGCGCAGAATACTAATACGGTATAAGCTTGTAGCATATCTGAATAATTTAAGCTTATTAGTCAGCACTGACGGTTTTTAGTTCTAGATAAACATTAAATAACCCCAGTTCGGGTTAAGCTACTTTACTCAACCAGGCTATTTAAGCGCATATCAGCGTTACTTTTACGGCCAATAGCTCGCTATTGCTTGGTATAAGTGCCTTGCTAAGCAGCTAAATTTCATCATCGAGACTTTGTTAATCTTTTACTTAAAGATAACTTGTAAATGATTTAGCCAATAACGCGATGAATCAACTGGTTATAAAGTCAATTAACCCTGACTGAGGTTAAATACTTAGATTTATTCAAGCAATGTTGCTGAGGATAGAAATGATGTTATTAACGTATCTAGCTTACTCTAAGTGTCAGGTTATTTAGAGCCACCGAGCTTGGTAAAGGAAATGTGTATATAGTTGTAGGCATGGGAGTCATTATGCGAAAAATAATATTTTACAAGGTTATTAGCGGGTTATAAAAGTGTGCAATGTAGTTAGCTACTTTAATAATTTTCAACGATGTTAGGTTGAAAATTAGCCATAGTCCCTTGGGGGAGGCTTGAAAAAGCGTCAATCTTTGTTGGCTACGGGAGGCAAGTACTTAGGGTGAGCAGGGGGCGGTAAGCCTTGTTTAATATGCCTTTGGAGCAAGAGAATATTATATGAAGCGCCTTGATTGCCAACTTTTTCATGTGCAACAGAGCTATAAAGTGAAAGATCAACAGCCCCTAGTTTCTAATTATTAACAGGGTATTTTATCAGGCTATAATTTAATCTGGTTTGACCACTCTTTACATTTAGCTTTAGCTATTTATAATCATGTATCAATCTAAATGATTGAAAGATATATGCGAGAGCATAAAAACTTATTTATTTCAGAGGTGTCTATGTACAACCTACCATTAACAATAAAACAAAAAATAATAATGGGGTTCACGACAATCGGAGTTTTATTAGTTGCAGGAAGTATCTTCTTCTATAACTCATTAACCCAAATAAGTAAGGCTAATAGTAATGTTGAATTATTAGCCGTACCGGTACAAAAGCAAAGTAACGCCTTGCAAATAAAGTTACTTAATATGATGAAAGTAGGCGCATTGGGCTTTACGCAGCAAGATACTAACGACTTACTGCAAAGTGAGCAGGAGTATGCGCAGCTAAATCAGGAGTTTCAATCAGCGGTAAATATTTTACGCAGTAAAGTGATGGACCAGCCAAAAATGTTGCAAGCTTTAAAGCAGGCTCAAACTCATTATCAAAATTATGTTTCTCAAAGTGAACGTTTTTATTTAGCGAAAAAAAATGTTGCTGTGGCTAATGAAGCATTCGATGTTAACTACCAAATGTTTAATAAAAGCCGTGATCAAGCGAGCAATGATATGCTTGATCTTGAGCTCCTTGAATTACCCGGTAACGGCCAACTGCTCGAAGATATTATTGGTAACGGCACGCGTATAGATGATATGTTATTTACCCTAAAAAATACCATGTCAGGGTTAAAGCAGGTTGCTGATCTTACAGTGTTAGCCCAACATAAAGAAGATGTTGGTTTTTTAGTGACTAATGCAAAAAATAATTTTGATTTTATGCATCAGCTCTTTGATGGTATTGAAGATAAGGCATTACTTGAAGATTTTTCGATTAATTTTGCCGTGTTAAATGACTTGTTGGTTGAACCAGGAAAGTTATATCAGCAAAAACAACAGGCGCTTAATGATGCTATTAACGCTAATGATGCCTATAAAGGTTCCGTGGCTAGTTTTAATGCGACATACCAACAGCTAACTTTGTTGTTATCACTTGCAGAAGCACGTTTTGATGAGCTACAACTGACAACGAAAGCTAAAGTTGCGACTGGAGAAAATCTCGCTATCTATATGGCGGTTATTTTTCTCGCTTTAGCGACTTTTATTGGTGTGGTAACAACTCGAGCTATGCTAGGACCATTAAGAAATGCCAATAAGTCCTTGGCTTTGATTGCACAAGGTGACTTAACGCAAAGATTAACCATCAAAAATCAAGATGAATTTGGTGACTTATTTAAGAACATCAATAAGCTTAGTGATGATTTAACATCACTGCTAAAAAATATTAGTCAAAATGCTTATTCGCTCGATGAATCAGCCAAAGTAACGAGTGAGCAAAGTCACCGTATTGCGCAATCTACTTCAGCACAAATTGCTCGAGTGACCAATGCCAAACAAATTGCTGAAAAAATGTTCCTTAGCTCATCTAGTGTTACCGATGAAGCAAACTTAACCGCTAATAATGTTTCAGAAGCTTCGAAACACAGTTTTGAAGTGCGCTCAATTGCTGATGATAACAGTAATCGTATTGTATCTTTATCAAGCCGTTTAAGTGACTCAGTTGAAGTAATGTCTCGATTAAGTAAACACAGTGATAGTATTGGCGGTATTTTGGATACCATTGGTAGTATCGCAGATCAGACCAACTTATTAGCATTAAATGCGGCAATTGAAGCAGCAAGGGCAGGTGAACATGGTCGAGGCTTTGCCGTAGTGGCCGATGAAGTGAGATCATTAGCGTCACGTACACAAGCATCAACGGCTGAAATTCAACATATGATTGATGCACTGCAAAAAGAAACCCAAATCGCTGAGTCGGCAATTTCACAAGGACAAAATCAAGCTGCTGAGTGTGTATCACAAAGTCAAGAATTGAGTAATGCGATTAAACAAATTGAAAGCGCGTTGCATACTATAGATGAAATGAGTAAAAGCATTAGTGTTGCCTCTAATGAACAACTTGGCTTTAGCCAAGATATTGAAGCAACAATGAGCGAAGCCGCAGACGCGGCAACTCATAACGCGGCAGAGTCTCAAGACTTATCTAACCGAAGTGATGAGGTCAATAAATTAGCGGACTCGTTAACGGCTTCAGTTGCCCGCTTTAAGCTTTAGTTGTTACTTCAAGCTCTTGATGTGTAAGGTGAAATCACTAAGTGACATGTATTGTTTAGGCTTTTTTAATTAACATAATAAATAGCGATTAACGAGGGGCATCAGCATAAGGGTCAAACAGTTTATGCTCGTTAGTACCATTATTGTCTCTCGGGCTTTTACCTTCATGGCTATTATCTTTTTTATATGACTTTTTATGTTCAGGTTTAGAGCGATGTGTTTCTTTAAAGCTATCTTTGCTTAACGGTACAATCGCTTCACCTTTTACCAATACTTTGGGTTCTTTGGCTTTAATATGTAATGGAATTACGCGCAGGCGAGGTGGGATCTCAAATTCGTCGTCACCAGGTTCAGGCAGATTTTTAAAACTGTAAAGATAGAAACGCTCAAGTGTTTCTCTTGCCCAGTCAGTTTTTCGCAAAAACTTTATGCTTGACACCATACTCGGATTATTCTTGAAGCACTTGATTCGAGTGTACTCTGCCAAAATATCAAAGCCATAATGGGTGACTAATTCGTTTAGTAATATGTCTAGCTTTAATCCGTGTAAGGGGTTGTTTAATTGTTGGTTTTCTTGACTCATTATTAACTCGTTTGGCTTAGTTGAACTAACTTACTTACTCGATATTATACACCTAAATGATAGGGTGATAAGTCTTGATTTAACTTCTCTGGTAAACTGTTGGCAAATAAAGCTTATAAAGCAATGCCGACAAATTTGTTAAATGTTGTACACTTGCTTTAACAAAATAATACTTTATTAAAATCTACGGAAATCATTATGAAAAAATTAATTGTTCTATTGACCATCTCAACGTTAAGTACATCTGCTATTGCACAAGAAACAAGTTGGTTTGATAGTTTAAAAAACCTGGTTGGTTTAGGTGATAAAACAGAGCAAACAGTTGAAGCGAAAACCTCTACTATACCAAATACTGATGGCCTAGTTAATATGCTTACAAGCTCTTTAGATGTTAACGCTGATCAGGCATCTGGTGGTATGGGGGCTATTTTTAATTATGTGAAAAACAATGTATCAGTTGAGCAGTTTAGTCAATTAGCTAAAGCGGTACCTGGCGTGGAAGGGCTGATAGGGCAAATGCCAGATACCAGTAAACTTGATTCAGGCTCAGACTCTAGTGCTGGTTTAGGTGGCTTACTTGATAAAGCTTCGCAATACAGTGATTCATTAAAGTCGATCAATAAAGTGAAAAAGCAATTTGAAGCTTTAGGCTTAAAACCAGAAATGATCACTAGTTTTATTTCTACAGCACAAACTTATTTAGACACTGAG includes the following:
- a CDS encoding methyl-accepting chemotaxis protein, encoding MIERYMREHKNLFISEVSMYNLPLTIKQKIIMGFTTIGVLLVAGSIFFYNSLTQISKANSNVELLAVPVQKQSNALQIKLLNMMKVGALGFTQQDTNDLLQSEQEYAQLNQEFQSAVNILRSKVMDQPKMLQALKQAQTHYQNYVSQSERFYLAKKNVAVANEAFDVNYQMFNKSRDQASNDMLDLELLELPGNGQLLEDIIGNGTRIDDMLFTLKNTMSGLKQVADLTVLAQHKEDVGFLVTNAKNNFDFMHQLFDGIEDKALLEDFSINFAVLNDLLVEPGKLYQQKQQALNDAINANDAYKGSVASFNATYQQLTLLLSLAEARFDELQLTTKAKVATGENLAIYMAVIFLALATFIGVVTTRAMLGPLRNANKSLALIAQGDLTQRLTIKNQDEFGDLFKNINKLSDDLTSLLKNISQNAYSLDESAKVTSEQSHRIAQSTSAQIARVTNAKQIAEKMFLSSSSVTDEANLTANNVSEASKHSFEVRSIADDNSNRIVSLSSRLSDSVEVMSRLSKHSDSIGGILDTIGSIADQTNLLALNAAIEAARAGEHGRGFAVVADEVRSLASRTQASTAEIQHMIDALQKETQIAESAISQGQNQAAECVSQSQELSNAIKQIESALHTIDEMSKSISVASNEQLGFSQDIEATMSEAADAATHNAAESQDLSNRSDEVNKLADSLTASVARFKL
- a CDS encoding DUF2780 domain-containing protein, translating into MKKLIVLLTISTLSTSAIAQETSWFDSLKNLVGLGDKTEQTVEAKTSTIPNTDGLVNMLTSSLDVNADQASGGMGAIFNYVKNNVSVEQFSQLAKAVPGVEGLIGQMPDTSKLDSGSDSSAGLGGLLDKASQYSDSLKSINKVKKQFEALGLKPEMITSFISTAQTYLDTEQGQQAKQVLTAGLGKLLG
- a CDS encoding VF530 family DNA-binding protein, which produces MSQENQQLNNPLHGLKLDILLNELVTHYGFDILAEYTRIKCFKNNPSMVSSIKFLRKTDWARETLERFYLYSFKNLPEPGDDEFEIPPRLRVIPLHIKAKEPKVLVKGEAIVPLSKDSFKETHRSKPEHKKSYKKDNSHEGKSPRDNNGTNEHKLFDPYADAPR